TGGAAGGATATGGCGGAAGATTTCATGAATCGCTTTCAGTTCAACATAGAAATTACTCCCGATAGGTTTGCACTGGTAAACTTGCAGAAGAAGTCGTCTGAATCATTCCAAGAATATGTACGTTGATGGAGATTAGAGGCCACCAGGGCACAATCTCCGTTGGACGATAGTGAGCTGACTAAGTATTTCATCAAGGCTTAGGAAGGGATTTACTTTGAGAAAATGATAGGCATGATGTGGCAGAAATTCCTCAAACTTGTCAAaatgggagatttcttagaagaggGTATAAAGTTCGGTAAGGTACAATCCATGGCCGCAATTCAAGAAGCTAGCAAAGCAATCCAATCGGGATCAACAGGCAGTGGAatgaagaaaaaggaagaagtaTCAGCAATCGTCCCATATTACCAATCTAATCCCCATCATGGAAACACCTCTTAGTCTCCAAACAATTGTTCCCCACACTCACCTGGTTATGCTCCAGTATACAACGCACAACCATATCACAATCCCCAGCCTCAATATAACCCTCCTCGAGCCCATGCAAATCCAAACCCACCACGACCATACGCTCCAATTCAAACTACCACTCATCAAAATCGACCTACCTATGCACCCCGACCTCGCCCGAATTTTGAAGAGAGAGGTCCCAAAAATTACACCCTGATTGTTGAACCTCTGGCTCAACTGTTTGAAAGACTGAGGAGAGTAGGTTTGATATATCCTATAGAAGGAAGGGTTCCTGAGTATCACTCAAAATACTTTGATTCAACCAAATAGTCTGTGTACCATTCAAACGTACCGGGGCATGATATAGAGGACTGTTTCAGACTGAAAAATGAAATTGAGTCATTAATCAAAAGCGGAGCCATTCAGTGTACCCCAACTCCGCCTCATATGAACTGCAACCCGCTGCCAAATCACCAAAATTAAGGAGCTAATATGATCAACCTGGATGAAGAATATCACTTGAAGGGAACCATTGTCACAATAGGAAACGTTGAGGTTGTAAGGGCCCCACCTTAGAGGAGTCCAATTATCTTAGTACAATTGAAACCTACGGTGAAGGTCCAAACTTACCAGCAACAGCCCACCACTGATACTAGGGATGAAGAGGATCGGGAATACAAGAGAGTCTCGTGGACATATCAACAGAAAGGGAAAGCCAAGATGACGGATTTTGCAGCAGTTCATGGTATGACCAGGTCAGGAAGGTGTTATGCTCCTGAGGATGTAAATCGAGGGAATCTAGGAAGGGAACGGATTCAAAGAATAAATATGAAAAATTTGGAGGCCGTAGAATTCTAGAAGAAGATGTCAACCAAAGAATACTCCGTGGAGAACAACTAAAGAAAACTCTGACgcaaatatcaatcatggattTGCTGATGAGTTCTGATAGTCATAAAGATGCTCTAATGAAAGTGTTAAGTGGGTTGAGCATGCCGAGCAACACCATAAGTGAGGCATTGGCAGCAACCATTAGGAAAATAGTCAaagcaaatatgatcactttccGAAGAGATCAACTTCCTGTCGAAAGCCTGAGTTACAATAAAGCTTTAGACATCACTGTCAAATGTGGAGATAAGGTGGTGTCTCGAGTACTGGTTGATGGGGGATCAGGAGTCAATATATGTACGCTCTCTACTCTACTAGAGTTGGGTATACATCTAAGAGAGGTCAAGAAAAGTCATGTGAGGGTAAGGGCTTTTGGCTCTGCATATTGGACCATACTATTCCAAGTGATGGATATTTTATCTTCATACAACTTACTATTAGGAAGACCCCGGATACACATTGCAGGGGCAGTCCCATCTACCCTACACCAATGCATGAAGTTCGAATGTTGTTGTCAAGATACCGTAGTCCACGGCGAATGGATCTAA
The DNA window shown above is from Nicotiana tomentosiformis chromosome 8, ASM39032v3, whole genome shotgun sequence and carries:
- the LOC138897200 gene encoding uncharacterized protein codes for the protein MDQYVEMRRGARYKEEESVSEKLRALRKQMKNLQVTRGRKSLDYEDLCIHPDLDMPTGYNPPKFEIFDGIGDLYSDLRAYCDKLIGVGRNNKMKMKLFIRNLTGEALTWYTLQDPRNWRTWKDMAEDFMNRFQFNIEITPDRFALVNLQKKSSESFQEYEGIYFEKMIGMMWQKFLKLVKMGDFLEEGIKFGKVQSMAAIQEASKAIQSGSTGSGMKKKEEVSAIVPYYQSNPHHGNTS